A genome region from Flavobacterium sp. CFS9 includes the following:
- the accD gene encoding acetyl-CoA carboxylase, carboxyltransferase subunit beta, protein MAWFKRQEKGITTATEDKMDVPKGLWYKSPTGKIIDADELARNLFVSPEDDFHVRIGSATYFEILFDNNEFVELDKNMTSKDPLHFVDTKKYAERLKDVMEKTHLKDAVRTGVGKSKGKELVICCMDFAFIGGSMGAVVGEKIARGIDHAIKNKLPFVMISKSGGARMMEAAYSLMQLAKTSVKLAQLAEAKLPYISLCTDPTTGGTTASYAMLGDINISEPGALIGFAGPRVVRDTTGKDLPEGFQTAEFLLEHGFLDFITPRKELKDKINLYIDLIQNNEIR, encoded by the coding sequence ATGGCTTGGTTTAAAAGACAGGAAAAAGGGATTACGACCGCTACAGAAGACAAGATGGACGTTCCGAAAGGATTGTGGTACAAATCTCCAACAGGAAAAATTATTGATGCTGACGAATTAGCCCGAAACTTATTTGTAAGCCCTGAAGATGATTTTCATGTTCGAATTGGAAGCGCAACCTATTTTGAAATTTTATTTGACAATAATGAGTTTGTTGAATTAGATAAAAACATGACTTCTAAAGATCCTCTGCATTTTGTGGATACAAAAAAATATGCAGAACGACTGAAAGACGTTATGGAAAAAACTCACCTAAAAGACGCTGTGCGTACCGGAGTGGGAAAATCTAAAGGAAAAGAACTTGTAATTTGCTGTATGGATTTCGCCTTTATTGGAGGATCTATGGGAGCTGTTGTAGGTGAAAAAATTGCCAGAGGTATTGATCACGCTATCAAAAACAAACTGCCTTTTGTAATGATTTCTAAATCTGGAGGAGCACGTATGATGGAAGCAGCTTATTCGTTAATGCAGTTGGCTAAAACATCTGTAAAATTAGCGCAATTAGCAGAAGCCAAATTACCTTACATCTCTCTTTGTACAGATCCAACAACCGGAGGAACAACTGCATCATATGCCATGCTTGGAGACATCAACATTTCTGAGCCGGGTGCATTGATTGGTTTCGCTGGTCCGCGTGTAGTTCGTGACACAACTGGTAAAGATTTACCGGAAGGTTTCCAAACTGCCGAGTTCTTATTAGAGCACGGTTTCCTTGACTTTATCACGCCAAGAAAAGAATTGAAAGACAAAATCAACTTGTATATCGATTTGATTCAAAATAACGAAATTAGATAG
- the fbaA gene encoding class II fructose-bisphosphate aldolase, translated as MAHNIKPGVATGDQVQEIFNYAKEKGFALPAVNVTGSSTINGVLETAAKLNAPVIIQFSNGGAQFNAGKGLSNAGEKAAIAGGIAGAKHIHTLAEAYGATVILHTDHCAKKLLPWIDGLLDASEKHFAETGKPLYSSHMIDLSEEPIEENIEICKEYLARMSKMGMTLEIELGITGGEEDGVDNSDVDSSKLYTQPEEVAYAYEELSKISPKFTIAAAFGNVHGVYKPGNVKLTPKILKNSQDFVQNKFNTGHNPVDFVFHGGSGSTLEEIREAIGYGVIKMNIDTDLQFAYTEGIRDYMIKNIDYLKTQIGNPEGADVPNKKYYDPRKWVRESEVTFNTRLEQAFADLNNVNTL; from the coding sequence ATGGCACACAATATTAAACCGGGAGTAGCTACGGGAGATCAGGTTCAGGAGATCTTTAATTATGCGAAAGAAAAAGGATTTGCATTACCTGCAGTAAATGTTACTGGTTCAAGCACAATCAATGGAGTTCTTGAAACTGCAGCAAAATTAAACGCACCGGTTATCATTCAATTTTCAAACGGAGGAGCACAGTTTAACGCTGGAAAAGGATTATCTAATGCAGGTGAAAAAGCAGCAATCGCTGGTGGAATCGCCGGAGCAAAACACATTCATACTTTGGCAGAAGCTTACGGAGCAACTGTAATTCTTCATACTGACCACTGTGCAAAAAAATTATTACCTTGGATTGATGGTTTATTAGATGCTTCTGAAAAACATTTTGCAGAAACAGGAAAACCATTATACAGTTCTCACATGATTGACTTATCTGAGGAGCCAATCGAAGAAAACATCGAAATCTGCAAAGAATATTTGGCAAGAATGAGCAAAATGGGAATGACATTAGAGATCGAGCTTGGTATTACAGGTGGTGAAGAAGATGGTGTTGACAACTCTGATGTAGACAGTTCAAAATTATATACTCAACCGGAAGAAGTTGCTTATGCTTATGAAGAATTATCTAAAATAAGCCCAAAATTTACAATTGCAGCTGCTTTTGGAAACGTTCACGGTGTTTACAAACCAGGAAACGTAAAATTAACTCCGAAAATCTTAAAAAACTCTCAGGATTTCGTTCAAAACAAATTCAACACTGGTCATAATCCGGTAGATTTTGTTTTCCACGGAGGTTCAGGTTCTACACTTGAAGAAATCAGAGAAGCAATTGGATACGGAGTAATCAAAATGAATATCGATACCGATTTACAATTTGCATACACAGAAGGAATTCGTGATTATATGATCAAAAACATCGATTATTTAAAAACACAAATTGGTAACCCTGAAGGTGCTGATGTTCCGAACAAAAAATATTATGACCCAAGAAAATGGGTACGTGAAAGCGAAGTAACGTTCAATACAAGACTTGAACAAGCTTTTGCAGACTTAAATAACGTAAATACATTATAA
- a CDS encoding BamA/TamA family outer membrane protein, translating to MKKNSTKIIAFILIAIFICACNAVKRVPDGKNLLVKNTILVNGKSTNDETAFNQMYQKPNGTLLGYRLRLNLYNLANLNPDSTYKAKFKNNPGLYERQSKLLSAKQVDRLGQSFMYKGIHEFLKSTGEAPVIIDTAKTKKTLLRLKYYYFNSGYFKVATDYSIDSVGRKKAKINYNITTGPAYTLDTIKTKIMTPALDSLYKVNPDPSVLKSGKQYKTVDFEEEKNRLTTYFRNHGAYYFQPTYVTFDIDTIGKKDKANVTLIVNNNNIQGRDSSRTEPFKLYKISDVNIYTDYSATNAKNKITDSTTYNNFNLYSYKKLKYKPRAITDAVFITKGSTFSDTRTTLSSRYLNNLKIFNYPSIQYTVDKRDSTAQSLIANIYLTPRKKYSFGASFDVTHSNIQDFGIGASISETIRNVFNRAETLEISTRLNLGSSRDMANPNNNFFNVSEYGVDLKLNFPRILLPFGTEKIIPKRMIPSTSVAAGFSKQRNIGLDKENFTGGIAYNWSPKRGNTAKFELLNAQFVRNLNPDNYFNVYTSSYRELNNIGNKYNKNESYYNSPEDTRLSIPKGTTGFTNDVLSGNTTLTPSDPEYRNVESIEERRVRLTENDFILATSYTFTKTTKKDLADNTFYQFKTKIESAGTLLSAISNIGRFQKNDKGNYEIFNLEYSEYIKTEFDYIKHWDFGKEKVLAVRTFFGIAVPFGNSNYIPFSRSYYAGGSNDNRAWQPYALGPGSTNAANDFNEANMKIAMSAELRFKIFGAVKGAIFADAGNIWNVLDNVIDEKAKFSGVNDLAEIALGTGFGLRYDLSFFVIRLDMGFKTYNPAHEKGDRWFKEYNFGHSVLNFGINYPF from the coding sequence TTGAAAAAGAATTCCACAAAAATAATAGCATTTATCCTAATAGCAATATTTATTTGCGCTTGTAATGCTGTAAAAAGAGTTCCTGATGGAAAAAACCTTCTTGTTAAAAATACCATTCTTGTAAATGGCAAGTCAACTAATGATGAAACTGCCTTCAATCAAATGTACCAAAAACCGAATGGTACCCTATTGGGATATCGTCTTCGTTTGAATTTATATAATCTTGCCAATTTAAATCCGGATTCAACCTATAAAGCTAAATTCAAAAACAATCCGGGTTTGTACGAACGCCAGTCAAAACTTTTATCTGCAAAACAAGTGGATCGCCTGGGACAATCCTTTATGTACAAAGGTATTCATGAATTTCTGAAAAGCACCGGTGAAGCTCCGGTAATTATTGATACTGCGAAAACAAAGAAAACACTCCTTCGTCTGAAATATTATTATTTCAACAGTGGTTATTTTAAAGTTGCAACAGATTATAGTATTGACAGTGTTGGAAGAAAAAAAGCCAAGATAAACTACAATATTACAACCGGACCTGCTTATACTTTAGACACTATCAAAACGAAAATAATGACTCCTGCATTAGACTCGTTATACAAAGTTAATCCTGACCCTTCGGTTTTAAAATCAGGAAAACAATACAAAACCGTAGATTTTGAAGAAGAAAAAAATCGCCTTACGACCTATTTCAGAAACCACGGAGCCTATTATTTTCAGCCTACTTACGTGACTTTTGACATTGATACTATTGGTAAAAAGGACAAAGCCAATGTAACTTTGATTGTAAATAACAATAACATTCAGGGAAGAGATTCAAGCAGAACAGAGCCCTTTAAACTGTACAAAATTAGTGATGTAAATATCTACACTGATTATTCTGCAACAAATGCAAAAAATAAAATCACAGACAGTACCACCTACAACAACTTTAATCTATACAGTTATAAAAAACTAAAATACAAACCACGGGCCATTACCGATGCGGTTTTTATCACTAAAGGAAGTACTTTTTCAGACACCAGAACTACTCTTTCTTCAAGATATCTGAACAATCTGAAGATTTTCAATTATCCGTCTATTCAGTATACCGTTGACAAACGCGACTCAACTGCTCAGTCTTTAATTGCTAATATTTACCTCACCCCAAGAAAGAAATACAGCTTTGGAGCTAGTTTTGACGTTACACATTCTAATATTCAGGATTTTGGTATTGGAGCAAGTATTTCCGAAACTATTCGTAACGTTTTTAACAGAGCCGAAACTTTAGAAATTTCTACGCGATTAAACTTAGGGTCATCCAGAGATATGGCGAACCCTAACAACAATTTCTTCAATGTTTCGGAATATGGTGTCGATTTAAAGCTGAATTTCCCAAGGATTTTACTTCCTTTTGGAACTGAAAAAATTATTCCAAAAAGAATGATTCCTTCCACCAGCGTTGCTGCAGGTTTCTCTAAACAAAGAAATATTGGACTGGACAAAGAAAATTTCACAGGAGGAATCGCTTACAACTGGTCTCCTAAACGAGGGAATACGGCAAAATTTGAGCTGCTTAATGCACAATTCGTACGAAATTTAAATCCGGACAACTATTTTAACGTTTATACATCATCTTATAGAGAATTAAACAATATTGGTAATAAATACAATAAAAATGAGAGTTATTATAACAGCCCAGAGGACACAAGACTATCCATTCCCAAAGGGACTACAGGGTTTACCAATGACGTATTATCCGGCAACACCACTCTAACTCCTTCAGATCCTGAATATAGAAATGTTGAAAGCATTGAAGAAAGAAGAGTTCGTCTAACTGAGAATGACTTTATTCTGGCCACAAGCTATACTTTTACCAAAACCACAAAAAAGGATCTTGCCGATAATACGTTCTACCAATTTAAAACCAAAATAGAATCAGCCGGTACTTTGTTGTCAGCTATTTCAAACATTGGTAGATTTCAAAAAAATGACAAAGGCAATTACGAAATTTTTAATCTGGAATATTCAGAATATATCAAAACTGAATTTGATTATATCAAACACTGGGATTTTGGAAAAGAAAAAGTACTGGCCGTAAGAACCTTTTTCGGAATTGCGGTTCCATTTGGAAATTCAAACTACATCCCGTTTTCACGAAGTTATTATGCAGGAGGTTCAAACGACAACCGCGCCTGGCAGCCCTATGCTTTGGGTCCCGGAAGCACAAATGCCGCAAATGATTTCAACGAGGCCAATATGAAAATTGCAATGAGTGCCGAGCTTCGTTTTAAAATTTTTGGCGCTGTTAAAGGAGCCATCTTTGCAGATGCCGGAAATATCTGGAATGTGCTCGATAATGTGATTGATGAGAAAGCAAAATTCTCTGGCGTAAACGATTTAGCTGAAATTGCATTGGGTACAGGATTTGGTTTACGTTACGATTTAAGCTTTTTTGTTATCCGTTTAGATATGGGCTTTAAGACCTATAACCCAGCGCATGAGAAGGGAGATCGCTGGTTTAAAGAATACAATTTTGGGCACTCGGTTTTAAATTTTGGAATAAATTATCCATTCTAA
- a CDS encoding TrmH family RNA methyltransferase produces the protein MVSKNQIKLISGLHQKKQRFANQLFFAEGVKVIQELLQSNFELEHLYTTLNDFEEVHSSKRTLIYEQELKKISALSTPNSCLAVFKIPVENKIIDSGLILALDDIRDPGNLGTILRLCDWFGIKQIVCSKETVDIYNPKVVQATMGSITRVNVNYVDLETFIAQTKLAVFGTFMDGENIYKTDLPQDGIIIMGNEANGISSEIEKMVTSRLTIPRFGELQKTESLNVATATAIILSEFKRNS, from the coding sequence ATGGTTAGTAAAAACCAAATAAAACTTATCTCAGGGTTACATCAAAAAAAGCAACGTTTTGCAAATCAATTGTTTTTCGCCGAGGGAGTAAAAGTAATTCAAGAATTGTTGCAATCCAATTTTGAACTAGAGCATTTATACACGACTCTAAATGATTTTGAAGAGGTTCATTCTTCAAAGCGAACTTTAATTTATGAGCAGGAACTTAAAAAAATAAGTGCTTTGTCTACTCCTAATTCCTGTTTGGCTGTTTTTAAGATTCCAGTCGAAAATAAAATAATCGACTCGGGTTTGATTTTGGCCTTAGACGATATTCGTGATCCCGGAAATTTAGGAACCATTTTACGCCTTTGTGACTGGTTCGGGATCAAACAAATTGTTTGCTCAAAAGAAACCGTTGATATTTATAATCCAAAAGTGGTGCAGGCAACCATGGGTTCTATTACCAGAGTAAACGTTAATTACGTTGACCTCGAAACGTTTATAGCTCAAACAAAATTAGCTGTATTTGGAACTTTTATGGATGGCGAAAACATCTATAAAACCGATCTTCCTCAGGATGGAATCATTATCATGGGTAATGAAGCCAATGGGATTTCATCAGAAATTGAAAAAATGGTTACAAGCCGACTTACCATTCCAAGATTTGGAGAGCTGCAAAAAACAGAAAGTTTAAATGTAGCTACCGCAACAGCAATTATTCTTAGTGAATTTAAACGAAATAGTTAA
- a CDS encoding porin family protein, with protein sequence MKKTVVLLLLVLSTQGYSQFAKSMFSKDPIINLENWQKQRLYFGYYLGFNSFDFKFDYKSPGPDVQTKKTTGFNVGVVADLRLQEYINLRFEPGLYYTKRDLYFPNLPLQKDYLREVNSTYIHFPLLLKFSALRTGNIRPYLVGGMSSTLNLSSNAKSKDDNFEGKFRVKQWTAAYELGFGIDIFSEYFIFSPSIRGMFGISDELIRDNPAKGPSPWTDNIDSMKSRAILINFTFH encoded by the coding sequence ATGAAAAAAACTGTAGTCTTACTTCTATTAGTCTTATCGACGCAAGGATATTCGCAATTTGCTAAAAGCATGTTCAGCAAAGATCCTATCATTAATCTTGAAAACTGGCAAAAGCAACGCCTATATTTCGGTTATTACCTTGGATTTAACAGTTTTGACTTTAAGTTTGACTACAAATCACCAGGTCCTGATGTTCAGACCAAAAAGACTACCGGATTCAATGTTGGTGTTGTAGCTGATTTAAGATTACAGGAATACATCAATCTCCGTTTTGAACCGGGATTGTACTATACCAAACGTGACTTATATTTCCCAAATTTGCCTTTGCAAAAAGACTACCTTAGGGAAGTAAACAGTACGTATATCCACTTCCCTTTACTCTTAAAATTCTCCGCATTGCGTACCGGAAACATTCGACCTTATTTAGTTGGCGGAATGTCTTCGACACTTAACCTATCCAGCAATGCTAAATCAAAAGACGATAACTTTGAAGGGAAATTTAGAGTAAAGCAATGGACTGCCGCTTATGAGCTAGGTTTTGGAATAGACATTTTCTCTGAGTATTTTATCTTCTCTCCTTCTATTCGAGGAATGTTTGGAATTTCAGATGAGTTAATTCGTGATAATCCGGCAAAAGGACCTAGCCCCTGGACTGACAATATCGACTCTATGAAATCAAGAGCTATTTTAATAAATTTTACTTTTCATTAA
- the ubiE gene encoding bifunctional demethylmenaquinone methyltransferase/2-methoxy-6-polyprenyl-1,4-benzoquinol methylase UbiE yields MSEKITPYKDSSLGKKEQVAQMFDNISGNYDNLNRVISFGIDTKWRKKVLKIVSDTKPKIILDIATGTGDLAILMSQTNAEKIIGLDISAGMLEVGKKKVQAKGLSNTIDLVLGDSEKIPFEDNYFDAITVGFGVRNFENLEKGFAEILRVLKPNGVFVILETSVPDKTPYKQGYKFYSKNILPIIGKLFSKDNSAYGYLSESAAVFPYGEALNNILRKIGFIDVVAMPQTFGVATIYSASKK; encoded by the coding sequence ATGTCTGAAAAAATAACTCCATATAAAGACTCTTCTTTAGGTAAAAAAGAGCAAGTTGCCCAAATGTTTGACAACATCTCCGGTAACTATGATAATTTAAATCGTGTGATCTCATTTGGAATTGACACCAAGTGGCGAAAAAAAGTACTCAAAATTGTTTCGGATACAAAACCAAAAATCATTCTTGATATTGCAACCGGAACCGGTGACCTTGCTATATTAATGTCTCAGACCAATGCTGAAAAAATTATTGGCTTAGATATTTCAGCTGGTATGCTTGAAGTAGGAAAGAAAAAAGTTCAGGCAAAAGGATTATCCAATACTATAGATTTAGTTTTGGGGGATTCTGAAAAAATTCCTTTTGAAGACAATTATTTCGATGCCATAACGGTTGGATTTGGAGTTCGAAATTTTGAAAATCTGGAAAAAGGATTTGCAGAAATTCTAAGAGTTTTAAAACCAAATGGTGTTTTTGTTATTTTAGAAACCTCAGTTCCGGATAAAACACCATACAAACAAGGTTATAAATTTTACAGCAAAAATATCCTTCCCATTATAGGAAAACTCTTTTCTAAAGACAATTCAGCCTATGGTTATTTATCTGAATCTGCTGCAGTTTTTCCTTATGGAGAAGCTCTGAACAATATTTTAAGAAAAATTGGGTTTATAGATGTTGTAGCAATGCCTCAAACTTTTGGTGTTGCAACCATTTATTCTGCATCTAAAAAATAG
- a CDS encoding dihydrofolate reductase, protein MIIMIAAVAENNALGKNNDLVWHLPNDFKRFKSLTTNHHIIMGRKTFESFPKPLPNRVHVVITRQNDYQPEGCIVVDSIEKAIAICPENEDSYIIGGGEIYNLGLPYTDIIEVTKVHHTFEADTFFPKINETEWQLVESEENFKDEKHLYDYTYETYIRK, encoded by the coding sequence ATGATTATAATGATAGCGGCTGTTGCCGAAAATAACGCACTGGGAAAAAACAATGATTTAGTTTGGCATTTACCAAATGATTTTAAAAGATTTAAATCGCTCACTACCAACCATCATATTATTATGGGAAGAAAAACCTTTGAGAGCTTCCCTAAACCTTTACCAAACAGAGTACACGTTGTAATAACACGTCAGAATGATTATCAACCGGAAGGTTGTATTGTTGTTGATTCTATCGAAAAAGCAATAGCCATATGCCCTGAAAATGAAGATTCTTATATTATTGGAGGCGGTGAAATCTACAATCTTGGTTTGCCATATACCGATATTATTGAAGTGACCAAAGTACATCATACTTTTGAAGCTGACACTTTCTTTCCTAAAATCAATGAAACAGAATGGCAGCTTGTAGAGTCAGAAGAAAACTTTAAAGACGAAAAACATCTTTACGATTATACCTATGAAACTTATATTAGAAAATAA
- a CDS encoding 2TM domain-containing protein has protein sequence MEKEVHEQYEYARRRIRQKKVLYFHFVLFILGSLFLFIANKFFGLGATSGQDWCIWVITIWLFVFILHFIKVYITDRFMNKKWEREQIDRLVALQQKRISQLESKVNEDSENKI, from the coding sequence ATGGAAAAAGAAGTACACGAACAATACGAGTATGCCAGAAGAAGAATCAGACAAAAGAAGGTGCTTTATTTTCATTTTGTGCTTTTTATTCTAGGAAGTTTATTTTTATTTATCGCCAATAAATTCTTTGGTCTGGGAGCTACCAGTGGGCAAGATTGGTGTATTTGGGTTATAACCATCTGGCTTTTTGTCTTTATTCTGCATTTTATAAAAGTATATATCACAGACCGATTTATGAACAAAAAATGGGAAAGAGAACAAATCGATCGACTTGTTGCTTTGCAACAAAAGAGAATTAGTCAGTTAGAATCAAAAGTAAATGAAGATTCTGAAAATAAAATTTAG
- a CDS encoding isoamylase early set domain-containing protein translates to MSLKKQFVKTRPVCKVTFTIDAKDANSAAVVGDFNNWNPEEGTLSKLKNGTFKATYDLVKDAIYEFKYVVDGVYENDPEADSYKWNDYAGSENSVLVV, encoded by the coding sequence ATGTCTTTGAAGAAACAGTTTGTAAAAACAAGGCCAGTGTGTAAAGTTACCTTTACAATAGATGCAAAAGATGCAAATTCGGCTGCAGTTGTTGGGGATTTTAACAATTGGAATCCCGAAGAAGGAACTTTAAGTAAATTGAAAAATGGAACTTTTAAAGCTACTTACGATTTAGTGAAAGACGCGATTTACGAATTTAAATACGTAGTCGACGGAGTGTATGAAAACGATCCTGAGGCAGATTCGTATAAGTGGAATGATTATGCCGGAAGCGAAAATAGCGTACTGGTAGTATAA
- a CDS encoding thymidylate synthase, translating to MKQYLDLVRHVLDNGCQKGDRTGTGTKSVFGYQMRFDLSEGFPMVTTKKLHLKSIIYELLWFLKGDTNIKYLQENGVKIWDAWADANGDLGPVYGHQWRNWNSEEIDQISELITELKTNPNSRRMLVSAWNPSVLPDTSKSFEENVANNKAALPPCHAFFQFYVTSPDTEKGETKGKLSCQLYQRSADIFLGVPFNIASYALLTLMIAQVCDLEPGEFIHTFGDAHIYNNHFEQLELQLTREPKPLPKMVLNPEIKNIFDFDYNDFTLLDYEPHAGIKGSVAV from the coding sequence ATGAAACAATACTTAGATTTGGTACGACACGTTTTAGACAACGGCTGCCAAAAAGGAGACAGAACAGGAACGGGAACCAAAAGTGTTTTTGGCTACCAAATGCGATTTGATTTAAGTGAAGGTTTCCCAATGGTTACTACCAAAAAACTACACCTAAAATCAATCATATATGAATTGCTTTGGTTCTTAAAAGGAGACACTAATATTAAATACCTTCAGGAAAACGGTGTAAAAATCTGGGATGCCTGGGCAGACGCTAATGGCGATTTAGGCCCCGTATACGGACATCAATGGCGCAACTGGAATAGCGAAGAAATTGATCAGATCTCTGAATTGATTACTGAGCTAAAAACAAATCCAAACAGCCGAAGAATGCTGGTCTCAGCATGGAATCCTTCAGTCTTGCCGGACACTTCGAAATCATTTGAAGAGAATGTAGCCAACAACAAAGCGGCTTTACCTCCTTGTCATGCTTTCTTTCAATTTTATGTCACAAGCCCTGATACTGAAAAAGGAGAAACAAAAGGAAAACTTTCCTGTCAACTGTACCAGCGAAGTGCCGATATATTTTTGGGAGTTCCTTTTAATATCGCATCCTACGCTTTATTAACCTTGATGATTGCACAAGTTTGCGACTTGGAACCGGGGGAATTCATTCATACTTTTGGAGACGCACACATTTACAACAATCATTTTGAGCAATTAGAACTGCAACTTACACGTGAGCCAAAACCATTACCTAAAATGGTTTTAAATCCGGAGATTAAAAACATTTTTGACTTTGATTACAACGACTTCACACTTTTAGATTACGAACCGCATGCCGGTATAAAAGGAAGTGTTGCTGTATAA
- a CDS encoding bifunctional nuclease family protein yields the protein MSLVKLSIKGISYSQTQNGAYALILNEVDGERKLPIVIGAFEAQSIAIALEKEIKPPRPLTHDLFRNFAERFDIVVKQVIIHKLVDGVFYSSLICERDKIEEIIDARTSDAIALALRFNAPIFTYKNILDKAGIYLKSNTAETDQGSQEIDDVLSNPETFGREEESNQSGDIYSKHSLQELNELLDQAVSQEDYEKAAKIRDEISKR from the coding sequence ATGAGTCTAGTAAAATTATCCATAAAAGGAATTTCATACAGTCAAACTCAAAATGGCGCTTATGCCTTAATTTTGAATGAGGTTGATGGCGAAAGAAAATTGCCTATCGTTATTGGTGCTTTTGAAGCACAATCGATTGCTATTGCTCTGGAAAAAGAAATTAAACCTCCGCGTCCGTTAACGCACGATTTGTTCAGAAACTTCGCTGAAAGGTTTGATATAGTCGTAAAACAGGTAATTATTCACAAGCTTGTGGATGGTGTTTTTTATTCCAGTTTAATCTGCGAAAGAGACAAAATTGAAGAAATTATCGACGCCAGAACTTCTGATGCTATTGCATTGGCTTTACGATTTAATGCTCCGATCTTTACTTACAAAAACATTCTGGACAAAGCGGGAATTTATTTAAAATCAAATACCGCAGAAACCGATCAGGGATCTCAGGAAATTGATGATGTACTTTCAAATCCCGAAACTTTTGGACGTGAAGAGGAAAGCAATCAATCCGGAGATATTTATTCAAAACACAGCTTACAGGAACTAAACGAACTTTTAGACCAGGCTGTTTCTCAGGAAGATTACGAAAAAGCAGCTAAAATTCGAGACGAAATTTCGAAAAGATAA
- a CDS encoding electron transfer flavoprotein subunit alpha/FixB family protein has translation MSILIYAESAEGKFKKVAFELASYAKKVAETLGTTVTALTVNISDVSELSKYGVDKVLKVNNDKLTGFTAKAYADVIKQAAEKEATKVVLLSSTTDSIYLSSLVAVALNAGFASNVVGLPVSTSPFQVKRNAFSNKAFNITEITTDVKVLGLAKNSYGIFESAGSATEEDFNPTIGDNDFGVKVESVEKVTGKVSIADADIVVSGGRGLKGPENWGLVEDLAAVLGAATACSKPVSDLGWRPHSEHVGQTGKPVATNLYIAIGISGAIQHIAGINSSKVKVVINNDPEAPFFKVADYGVVGDAFEIVPQLIEKLKAFKAQHS, from the coding sequence ATGTCAATATTAATATATGCAGAATCTGCAGAAGGAAAATTTAAAAAAGTTGCTTTCGAACTAGCTTCTTACGCTAAAAAAGTAGCCGAAACTTTAGGGACAACTGTTACCGCTTTAACCGTAAACATTAGTGATGTTAGCGAATTATCAAAATACGGAGTTGATAAAGTATTAAAAGTAAACAACGATAAATTAACTGGTTTTACTGCTAAGGCTTATGCTGATGTGATCAAGCAAGCTGCTGAAAAAGAAGCTACAAAAGTAGTTTTACTTTCTTCTACAACCGACAGTATTTACCTTTCTTCATTAGTAGCGGTAGCTTTAAACGCTGGTTTTGCTTCAAATGTAGTTGGATTACCGGTTAGCACTTCTCCTTTTCAGGTAAAAAGAAATGCTTTCTCTAACAAAGCTTTCAACATTACTGAAATCACTACAGATGTAAAAGTTCTTGGTCTTGCTAAAAACTCTTACGGAATTTTCGAAAGTGCAGGATCTGCAACTGAAGAAGATTTCAACCCAACTATTGGAGACAATGATTTTGGAGTAAAAGTAGAATCTGTAGAAAAAGTAACCGGAAAAGTTTCTATCGCCGATGCTGACATCGTAGTTTCTGGTGGACGTGGATTAAAAGGCCCTGAAAACTGGGGATTAGTTGAAGATCTTGCTGCTGTATTAGGTGCAGCGACAGCTTGTTCTAAACCGGTTTCAGACTTAGGATGGAGACCTCACAGCGAGCACGTTGGACAAACCGGAAAACCGGTTGCCACCAATTTATACATTGCAATAGGAATTTCAGGTGCTATTCAGCACATTGCAGGTATCAACTCATCAAAAGTAAAAGTTGTAATCAACAATGATCCTGAGGCTCCTTTCTTCAAAGTAGCTGATTACGGAGTAGTTGGAGATGCTTTCGAAATTGTACCACAATTAATTGAGAAATTAAAGGCTTTTAAAGCACAACATTCTTAA